One window of Ailuropoda melanoleuca isolate Jingjing unplaced genomic scaffold, ASM200744v2 unplaced-scaffold54438, whole genome shotgun sequence genomic DNA carries:
- the LOC105235184 gene encoding LOW QUALITY PROTEIN: ubiquitin D (The sequence of the model RefSeq protein was modified relative to this genomic sequence to represent the inferred CDS: inserted 2 bases in 1 codon) has translation LHCYLEDRVKKISEHVRAKTKIPVQDQVLLLGSKTLKPQRKLLSYGIDKQTTMHLTLKVVKPRDEELPSVLVELHNEGQRVLLRXAQVKQMIETKTAIMPGNQVVTCNGKRLEDGKTMADYGIRGDNLLFLTAHCVGG, from the exons CTTCACTGCTACTTGGAGGACAGAGTGAAGAAGATCAGTGAACATGTCCGGGCTAAGACCAAGATTCCTGTGCAGGACCAGGTCCTTTTGCTGGGCTCCAAGACCCTAAAGCCCCAGAGGAAGCTGTTGTCTTACGGCATTGACAAGCAGACGACCATGCACCTCACTCTGAAGGTGGTGAAGCCCAGGGATGAGGAGCTGCCCTCGGTTCTGGTGGAGTTACACAATGAGGGGCAGAGGGTCCTGCTCAG GGCCCAGGTGAAACAGATGATAGAGACCAAGACCGCTATCATGCCTGGGAATCAGGTTGTGACTTGCAATGGCAAGAGGCTGGAAGATGGGAAGACCATGGCGGACTATGGCATCAGAGGGGACAATTTACTCTTCCTGACAGCCCACTGCGTTGGGGGCTGA